The following are from one region of the Halarcobacter sp. genome:
- a CDS encoding DUF4139 domain-containing protein, with protein sequence MKIILPLLLATTSLVFANNSIKSLDIFKNKSFVNQSLDSNKNSLNLLGVVSLENIRFLMDSSCKVNSFDIEIEDYENDKLSTDINNLEEKINKKENEIKALNSNISFLEKSNLSSLKDLKVLEKTSSYITEQILKDYNKIYSLENQIKKDKEELQELNKKRINSKYTKLNYDIACKDKVIVNYPIYTLKKQALYDINYDTDKKNLELKNQLYITQSSGMDLKDIDINLYTYNYINQIKPYNFVPEYLDLEPKQEIAYAKAMNDMQPVMMKSARVLKKPTFEYLEDNTKSFFKASHIDLISGKENKVLFANDIYKADDILEIDGYSQSQAFFKVNFKSKKLYGISNANLYLDGTYVGKSNLDEIKKDKDSSIYFSTNRFIDIEKKLLKDLKEEPFFSVNKIKTEKIWEYKITNNSNVAQKIVLLERVPVSKHEDIKVKLIGKSKETKLEKNGKIYFEFNLEPKETKEINFGYEIEKPNKK encoded by the coding sequence ATGAAAATTATATTACCCTTACTTCTTGCTACAACAAGTTTGGTTTTTGCAAATAATAGTATTAAAAGCTTGGATATTTTTAAAAATAAAAGCTTTGTAAATCAGTCTTTAGATTCTAATAAAAATAGTTTGAATCTATTAGGAGTTGTTAGTCTTGAAAATATTAGATTTTTAATGGATTCTTCATGTAAAGTAAACAGTTTTGATATAGAAATAGAAGATTATGAAAATGATAAACTAAGTACTGATATAAATAATCTAGAAGAAAAAATAAATAAAAAAGAAAATGAGATCAAAGCACTAAATAGTAATATCTCTTTTTTAGAAAAAAGTAATTTGTCTAGTTTAAAAGATTTAAAAGTTTTAGAAAAAACATCTTCATATATAACAGAGCAGATTTTAAAAGACTATAATAAAATTTATAGCTTAGAAAATCAAATAAAAAAAGATAAAGAAGAGTTACAAGAGTTAAACAAAAAAAGAATAAATAGTAAATATACAAAGTTGAATTACGATATTGCTTGTAAAGATAAAGTTATAGTAAATTATCCTATTTATACTTTAAAAAAACAAGCTTTGTATGATATAAATTATGATACTGACAAAAAAAATTTAGAATTGAAAAATCAATTATATATAACACAGTCTAGTGGAATGGATTTAAAAGATATAGATATAAATCTTTATACATATAATTATATAAATCAGATTAAACCATATAATTTTGTTCCTGAGTATTTAGACCTTGAACCAAAACAAGAAATAGCATATGCCAAAGCTATGAATGATATGCAACCTGTAATGATGAAAAGTGCCAGAGTTCTAAAAAAACCTACATTTGAATATCTAGAAGATAATACAAAATCATTTTTCAAAGCTTCACATATTGATTTAATAAGTGGAAAAGAAAATAAGGTCTTATTTGCAAATGATATTTATAAAGCAGATGATATTTTAGAAATAGATGGATATTCTCAATCACAAGCATTTTTTAAAGTTAATTTCAAAAGTAAAAAGCTTTATGGGATCAGTAATGCAAATCTTTATTTAGATGGAACATACGTAGGAAAAAGTAATTTAGATGAAATAAAAAAAGATAAAGATTCATCTATATATTTTTCAACAAATAGGTTTATTGATATTGAGAAAAAACTTTTAAAAGATTTAAAAGAGGAACCATTTTTCTCAGTTAATAAAATTAAAACAGAAAAAATATGGGAATATAAGATTACAAATAATAGTAATGTAGCTCAAAAGATTGTTTTACTAGAAAGAGTTCCTGTTTCTAAACATGAAGATATAAAAGTAAAACTAATAGGAAAATCAAAAGAGACTAAATTAGAAAAAAATGGTAAAATTTATTTTGAATTTAATTTAGAACCAAAAGAAACAAAAGAGATTAATTTTGGGTATGAGATTGAAAAACCTAACAAAAAGTGA
- a CDS encoding phosphate-starvation-inducible PsiE family protein, whose product MKPLKFFKDRFYIEFTVTTVLFLVALSMNKLMEAIIYMLYFIIFLEIVRTVVNYVREQRVIISSLVDAFIILALRELIVNLVKINNETIKSFDDLFASSLNHNLLVIAGVILFLLLVRYLAVKTSYTYLIENKKTKKEEIEL is encoded by the coding sequence ATGAAACCATTAAAGTTTTTTAAAGATAGATTTTATATAGAATTCACTGTAACTACAGTTTTATTTTTAGTTGCTTTATCGATGAATAAATTGATGGAAGCAATTATTTATATGTTGTATTTTATCATATTTCTAGAAATAGTTAGAACTGTAGTAAATTATGTCAGAGAACAAAGAGTTATAATCTCATCTTTAGTAGATGCTTTTATCATTTTAGCTTTAAGAGAACTAATAGTAAATCTAGTAAAAATCAATAATGAAACAATAAAATCATTTGATGATTTATTTGCAAGTAGCTTAAATCATAATCTTTTAGTTATAGCAGGAGTGATTTTGTTTTTACTTTTAGTTAGATATTTGGCAGTTAAAACTTCATATACATATTTAATTGAGAATAAAAAAACAAAAAAAGAGGAAATTGAACTTTAG
- a CDS encoding ADP-ribosylglycohydrolase family protein, with protein sequence MFDKKKVKELVLVSLVADAYCLGAHWVYDEKQLEELDINWEELNNAKSLWHKGKTAGEFTHYGDQLLWLYQFVQDKDSFDIDEYVKYWKTKVDIYNGYIDSATRKTVENIEKNIVPTGSDSTDLSIVGRITPLLLVSKTKEEFLKNVEDFVKVTHNSLEAITTSKYFAKLLLEVLDGKEIEESILFLKEQFDTKIQSYIYSGVASKTDDTFNAIRGFGPACDIEGGFQGVIHLLCKYTNLKEMLITNAKAGGDSSARAMIASVIFMAQKDKTLASIPSSWLNIKATII encoded by the coding sequence ATGTTTGATAAGAAAAAAGTAAAAGAATTAGTTCTAGTTTCACTTGTAGCAGATGCTTATTGTTTAGGAGCACATTGGGTTTATGATGAAAAGCAATTAGAAGAGTTGGATATTAACTGGGAAGAGTTAAACAATGCTAAGTCTCTTTGGCATAAAGGAAAAACTGCTGGTGAATTTACCCACTATGGAGATCAATTATTGTGGTTATATCAATTTGTACAAGACAAAGATAGTTTTGATATAGATGAATATGTTAAATATTGGAAAACAAAAGTAGATATATACAATGGATATATTGATTCAGCTACTAGAAAAACTGTAGAAAATATTGAAAAAAATATTGTCCCTACAGGTTCTGATTCAACTGATTTATCTATTGTTGGAAGAATAACTCCTTTATTATTAGTTTCTAAGACAAAAGAAGAGTTTTTAAAAAATGTTGAAGATTTTGTGAAAGTAACTCATAACTCTTTGGAAGCTATAACTACATCAAAATATTTTGCAAAACTATTACTTGAGGTTTTAGATGGAAAAGAGATTGAAGAGTCAATCTTATTTTTAAAAGAACAATTTGATACAAAAATTCAATCATATATTTATAGTGGTGTTGCTTCCAAAACTGATGATACATTTAATGCGATTAGAGGTTTTGGACCAGCTTGTGATATAGAAGGTGGTTTTCAAGGAGTTATTCATCTTTTATGTAAATATACAAATTTAAAAGAGATGTTAATAACTAATGCAAAAGCTGGAGGAGATAGTAGTGCAAGAGCTATGATTGCATCAGTGATTTTTATGGCACAAAAAGATAAAACACTTGCATCTATCCCTTCTTCTTGGTTAAATATTAAAGCAACAATAATATAA
- a CDS encoding cytochrome-c peroxidase — MKKISLALATIMFTGVSAFAMSDAALIKKAKDAGLKSIPQSQLEILKLVDNPKNPITDAKVELGKKLYFDPRLSKSGIISCNTCHNLAMGGVDGVGAAVGHKWTPNPAHLNSPTVYNSVLNKAQFWDGRDPHLEAQAQGPVQAGPEMAAPKSLVVQRVTSMPGYVSEFKKTYGDDVKITFELITDTIAVFERTLITPSRYDAFLDGELKALNDAEKEGLKVFIDKGCVSCHNDIGLGGTMMPFDASKYDLNVGGFTGTKDGMVKTPTLRNIEETAPYFHNGNVWSLNHAVKLMGDIQLGTKISDADATKISTFLKSLTGEKPEIKYPQLPVITEKTPKPDMN; from the coding sequence TACAGGGGTAAGTGCATTTGCAATGTCTGATGCAGCATTAATCAAAAAAGCAAAAGATGCAGGATTAAAATCAATTCCACAATCTCAACTTGAGATTTTAAAACTTGTTGATAATCCAAAAAACCCAATTACTGACGCAAAAGTAGAACTTGGTAAAAAATTATATTTCGATCCAAGATTATCTAAATCAGGTATTATTTCATGTAATACATGTCACAACTTGGCAATGGGTGGTGTTGATGGTGTTGGTGCAGCTGTTGGTCATAAATGGACTCCAAATCCAGCTCACTTAAATTCACCAACTGTTTACAACTCAGTATTAAATAAAGCTCAATTCTGGGATGGTAGAGATCCACACTTAGAAGCTCAAGCTCAAGGTCCAGTTCAAGCAGGTCCAGAAATGGCAGCTCCTAAAAGCTTAGTTGTGCAAAGAGTTACTTCTATGCCAGGATATGTTTCAGAATTCAAAAAAACTTATGGTGATGATGTAAAAATTACATTTGAACTAATCACAGATACTATTGCAGTATTTGAAAGAACTTTAATTACACCATCAAGATATGATGCATTTTTAGATGGAGAATTAAAAGCATTAAATGATGCAGAAAAAGAAGGGTTAAAAGTATTTATCGATAAAGGTTGTGTTAGCTGTCACAACGATATTGGTTTAGGTGGTACAATGATGCCATTTGATGCTTCTAAATATGACTTAAATGTTGGTGGATTTACTGGAACTAAAGATGGAATGGTTAAAACTCCAACTCTTAGAAATATTGAAGAGACTGCTCCATATTTCCATAATGGTAATGTTTGGTCTTTAAATCATGCAGTAAAATTAATGGGAGATATCCAATTAGGTACAAAAATTTCAGATGCTGATGCAACTAAAATTTCTACTTTCTTAAAATCATTAACTGGTGAGAAACCTGAGATTAAATATCCTCAGTTACCTGTAATTACAGAAAAAACTCCAAAACCAGATATGAACTAA
- a CDS encoding ATP-binding protein, with protein sequence MKKNLIIKFSILYFLLTTFLITLYILQYEKNIINYLDKKTNQHLLQFKAIYDEYKVLSNLIFDTDINTDKTINIFKEAYKSNELEKNKIREELLNHLALKYEKLKRYNLKQLHFHLPDNESFLRMHRPKKYGDDLTKIRSTVKYVNEYKEYIDGFEEGRIFNGFRFVYPLFTKDNEHIGSVEISFSVLAMVETMYKTYNLNLSFLIKKDIVDKKLFKDELYNYIESPNKNFYYEKSIYNKYPPISTSTNSKSYTEILTKGEPLSVLENDLNIVKTMIPIKNPISKEVVAVLCICEPDKFMLNDRNELVTKIIVTYLLLALVFFLFYKQALGKDKLIRLNKELDKKVALEVKRGRKQDVHIFNQSKMASIGKMITNISHQWRQPLSVITTCASGLKVEKEMNMLDNKHFENFTNSILEQAEYLSKTLDSFREYIEVDDKKKEPLEVKNNMDKILEFLNPTFQDNHIKVLKRYDEDDIYILAVRSELIEIFNAVLTNAKDAFIKSKNIDSKTIDITIRKKNKDHVLITIKDNAGGIDEDIIDKIFDPYFTTKHESIGTGISLYLTYKLITESLDGNIYVKNRDKGAKFYLEFPLFQTKSDENEQI encoded by the coding sequence TTGAAAAAGAACCTTATAATAAAATTTTCAATTTTATATTTTCTTCTTACCACTTTTTTAATTACCTTATATATTTTACAATACGAAAAAAATATTATAAATTATCTTGATAAAAAAACAAATCAGCATCTATTACAGTTTAAAGCAATATATGATGAATATAAAGTATTATCAAACTTAATATTTGATACAGATATAAATACAGACAAAACTATAAATATCTTCAAAGAAGCATATAAATCAAATGAATTAGAAAAAAATAAAATAAGAGAAGAGTTATTAAACCATTTAGCTTTAAAATATGAAAAATTAAAAAGATATAACCTAAAACAACTTCATTTTCATCTTCCTGATAATGAAAGTTTTTTAAGAATGCACAGACCTAAAAAATATGGTGATGATTTAACAAAAATAAGATCAACAGTAAAATATGTAAATGAATATAAAGAATATATAGATGGTTTTGAAGAGGGTAGAATTTTTAATGGCTTTAGATTTGTATACCCCTTATTTACAAAAGATAATGAGCATATTGGAAGTGTAGAGATCTCTTTTAGTGTTTTGGCAATGGTTGAAACTATGTATAAAACCTATAATTTAAATCTAAGTTTTTTAATAAAAAAAGATATTGTTGATAAAAAACTTTTTAAAGATGAACTTTATAACTATATTGAAAGTCCAAATAAAAATTTCTATTATGAAAAATCAATTTATAATAAGTATCCACCTATTAGTACCTCAACAAATTCAAAAAGTTATACAGAGATACTAACAAAAGGGGAACCTCTATCAGTTCTTGAAAATGATTTAAATATTGTAAAAACAATGATACCTATAAAAAACCCTATTTCAAAAGAGGTTGTGGCTGTTTTATGTATCTGTGAGCCTGATAAATTTATGCTAAATGATAGAAATGAACTAGTAACAAAAATAATAGTTACATACTTACTTTTAGCCCTTGTATTTTTCTTATTTTATAAACAAGCATTAGGTAAAGACAAATTAATAAGATTAAATAAAGAGCTTGATAAAAAAGTTGCTTTAGAAGTAAAAAGGGGACGAAAACAAGATGTACATATTTTTAACCAATCTAAAATGGCTTCGATTGGTAAAATGATTACAAATATTTCTCACCAATGGAGACAACCATTAAGTGTGATTACAACTTGTGCAAGTGGTTTAAAAGTTGAAAAAGAGATGAATATGTTAGATAATAAACACTTTGAAAACTTCACTAACTCCATATTAGAACAAGCTGAATATTTATCTAAAACCCTTGATAGTTTTAGAGAATACATTGAAGTTGATGATAAGAAAAAAGAACCTCTTGAAGTTAAAAATAACATGGATAAAATTTTAGAATTTTTAAATCCAACATTTCAAGACAATCATATAAAAGTATTAAAAAGATATGATGAAGATGATATTTATATTTTAGCTGTAAGAAGTGAATTAATAGAGATTTTCAATGCTGTATTAACTAATGCAAAAGATGCTTTTATTAAAAGTAAAAATATAGATTCAAAAACAATTGATATTACCATAAGAAAAAAGAATAAAGATCATGTTTTAATAACTATAAAAGATAATGCTGGTGGAATAGATGAAGATATTATTGACAAAATCTTCGATCCATATTTTACAACAAAACATGAATCTATAGGTACAGGTATTAGCTTATATTTAACCTATAAACTTATAACAGAGAGTTTAGATGGAAATATATATGTAAAAAATAGAGATAAAGGGGCTAAGTTTTATTTAGAATTTCCTTTATTTCAAACAAAAAGTGATGAAAATGAACAAATTTGA
- a CDS encoding DnaJ domain-containing protein, which yields MEYEEFERAVDFFGILTNTSKKDLKNKYLKLSKKYHPDMPEGSEEKFKELQDYYELLNRYMDSFAYSFDEEEFKTQFPSFTNYKNWR from the coding sequence ATGGAATATGAAGAGTTTGAAAGAGCAGTTGATTTTTTTGGGATACTTACTAATACTTCAAAAAAAGATTTGAAAAATAAGTATTTAAAGTTGTCAAAAAAATACCATCCTGATATGCCAGAAGGCAGTGAAGAAAAGTTTAAAGAGCTTCAGGATTATTATGAGTTATTGAATAGATACATGGATTCATTCGCTTACTCTTTTGATGAGGAAGAGTTTAAAACTCAATTTCCATCATTTACAAATTACAAAAATTGGAGATAA